One Bradyrhizobium diazoefficiens DNA window includes the following coding sequences:
- a CDS encoding PAS domain S-box protein, whose translation MTTQREVNVHAKNDRSTFLSTLPAMQSDRTAALAIVGISAILFALAVPFAATPLMQVPAFVASYQSALAVSDIITAVLLLSQFAVLRSRALLLLSTGYLFTAASAVTHALTFPGLFAPAGSLGAGPQTTVWLYMVWHGGFPLFVLAYGWLKDGNGGAKVEGSTERPIALAVLGVVVAMTVIAWIVTAQHDLLPVLLRDGRYTTTMIGVVSFVWSLSFAALITLWFRKPHTVIDVWLMVTMCAWLFDIALSAIVNVSRYDLGFYAGRLYGLGAASFVLAVLLIENVRLQAHTVGLVGQLREQSASDRDFYSKRLALYGAVVESSNDAIITESLDGIITGWNNAAEHLFGYSAAEAVGRSIDLVVPEDQRADARGILNRISGNESIAQHETVRIHKNGRQLDVVLNVSPLRSDSGQIIGASKIAHDITEEKQSREKLRREIEERQRIFETSQDLILVTDGYGKFIQVSPSVKDILGYAPEDMIGHSATEFIHTDDLDRTREEMRAARRGHIKRSFEARYYHYDGHEVTLNWMGSWSEPVKRHFFIGRDLTDKQAAEAQLRQVQKMDSIGQLTGGVAHDFNNVLTVITGTIGILADAVADRPDLAAITKLIDDAAERGAQLTKHLLAFARKQPLQPREIDVNALVLEAAKLLHPTLGEQITIMPQLTEDAWPALIDPSQLSTAILNLALNARDAMPDGGTLVLETRNIFLDDGYASMNPDVVAGNYVMIAVSDTGTGIPAALIERVFDPFFTTKEVGKGTGLGLSMVFGFVKQSGGHIKIYSEEGHGTSVKIYLPRSSGVQETEYEALQNVPIAGGDEKILIVEDDALVRQYVVTQIKSLGYAALEAANAAEALTIIDTDGDIDLLFTDVIMPGNMNGRQLADEAARRRPDLKTLFTSGYTENAIVHHGRLDSGVLLLAKPYRKSELAKMLRMALAS comes from the coding sequence ATGACGACCCAGCGAGAGGTCAACGTGCACGCAAAGAACGACCGAAGCACATTCCTTTCGACCTTGCCGGCCATGCAGAGCGATCGCACTGCAGCATTGGCGATCGTCGGGATCTCCGCGATCCTGTTTGCGCTGGCTGTCCCGTTCGCGGCAACGCCGCTGATGCAGGTGCCGGCTTTCGTGGCCAGCTACCAATCGGCGCTAGCCGTCAGCGACATCATCACCGCGGTTCTGCTGCTGTCGCAATTCGCCGTCCTGCGCAGCCGCGCGCTGCTGCTGTTGTCGACCGGATATTTGTTCACGGCGGCTTCGGCGGTAACCCACGCCCTCACCTTTCCGGGGCTGTTCGCACCGGCCGGCTCGCTGGGCGCCGGGCCCCAGACCACTGTCTGGCTCTACATGGTCTGGCACGGCGGGTTCCCCCTGTTCGTGCTGGCCTATGGGTGGTTGAAGGACGGCAATGGCGGCGCCAAGGTCGAGGGATCGACCGAGCGTCCGATCGCGCTCGCCGTCCTCGGCGTGGTGGTGGCGATGACCGTCATCGCCTGGATTGTCACGGCGCAGCACGATCTGCTGCCGGTCCTGCTCAGGGACGGCCGCTACACCACCACCATGATCGGCGTTGTGTCGTTCGTCTGGTCCTTGAGCTTCGCGGCGCTGATCACGCTGTGGTTCCGCAAGCCGCATACGGTGATCGACGTCTGGCTGATGGTCACGATGTGCGCCTGGCTGTTCGACATCGCGCTGTCGGCAATCGTCAATGTCTCCCGCTACGATCTCGGCTTCTATGCCGGCCGTCTCTACGGCCTCGGCGCCGCGAGCTTCGTGCTCGCCGTGCTCCTGATCGAGAATGTCCGCCTTCAGGCCCACACCGTCGGTCTCGTCGGCCAACTGCGCGAACAGTCGGCCTCGGATCGCGACTTCTACTCGAAACGTCTCGCGCTGTACGGCGCCGTCGTCGAGTCCTCCAACGATGCGATCATCACCGAGTCGCTCGACGGCATCATCACCGGCTGGAACAATGCTGCCGAACACCTGTTCGGCTATTCTGCCGCCGAGGCCGTCGGCCGGTCGATCGACCTCGTGGTGCCGGAGGACCAGAGGGCCGATGCCAGGGGTATTCTGAATCGCATCAGCGGCAACGAGTCGATCGCCCAGCACGAAACGGTGCGCATCCACAAGAATGGCCGTCAACTCGACGTCGTCCTGAACGTGTCGCCGCTGCGATCGGACAGCGGGCAAATCATCGGCGCATCCAAGATCGCCCATGACATCACCGAGGAAAAGCAATCGCGCGAGAAGTTACGTCGCGAGATCGAGGAACGCCAGCGCATCTTCGAGACCTCGCAGGATTTGATCCTGGTCACCGACGGGTATGGCAAGTTCATCCAGGTCAGCCCGAGCGTGAAGGACATCCTCGGCTACGCCCCGGAAGATATGATCGGGCACAGCGCGACGGAGTTCATCCACACCGACGACCTTGACAGGACGCGCGAGGAGATGCGCGCGGCGCGCCGCGGTCATATCAAGCGTAGCTTCGAGGCGCGCTATTATCATTACGACGGTCACGAGGTCACGCTGAACTGGATGGGCAGCTGGTCCGAGCCGGTGAAGCGCCATTTCTTCATCGGCCGCGACCTCACCGACAAGCAGGCCGCGGAGGCCCAGCTCCGGCAGGTCCAGAAGATGGATTCCATCGGCCAATTGACCGGCGGCGTCGCCCACGATTTTAACAACGTGCTTACCGTCATCACCGGCACGATCGGCATTCTCGCCGACGCGGTCGCCGACCGGCCCGATCTCGCCGCCATCACCAAGCTGATCGACGATGCAGCCGAGCGCGGCGCGCAGCTGACCAAGCACCTGCTCGCCTTCGCCCGCAAGCAGCCGCTCCAGCCGCGCGAGATCGACGTCAATGCCCTGGTGCTGGAGGCCGCCAAGCTCTTGCATCCGACGCTTGGCGAGCAGATCACGATCATGCCGCAGCTCACCGAAGACGCCTGGCCGGCGCTGATCGACCCGAGCCAGCTTTCGACTGCGATCCTCAATCTCGCGCTCAATGCGCGCGATGCCATGCCCGACGGCGGCACCCTGGTGCTGGAGACCCGCAACATCTTCCTCGACGACGGCTATGCCAGTATGAATCCCGACGTCGTTGCCGGCAATTACGTGATGATCGCGGTCAGCGACACCGGCACCGGCATTCCGGCAGCCCTGATCGAGCGGGTGTTCGATCCCTTCTTCACCACCAAAGAGGTCGGCAAGGGCACGGGGCTGGGCTTGAGCATGGTGTTCGGCTTCGTCAAGCAGTCCGGCGGGCACATCAAGATCTACAGCGAGGAAGGCCACGGCACGAGCGTGAAGATTTACCTGCCACGTTCGAGCGGCGTGCAGGAGACCGAGTACGAGGCGCTCCAGAACGTGCCGATCGCCGGCGGCGACGAGAAGATCCTGATCGTCGAGGACGACGCGCTGGTCCGGCAGTATGTCGTGACTCAGATCAAGAGCCTCGGCTATGCCGCGCTCGAGGCGGCCAACGCCGCCGAAGCCCTCACCATCATCGACACCGACGGGGACATCGACCTGCTCTTCACCGACGTCATCATGCCCGGCAACATGAACGGCCGGCAGCTGGCCGATGAGGCGGCCCGGCGACGCCCCGACCTGAAGACGCTGTTCACCTCAGGCTACACCGAAAACGCCATTGTTCATCATGGGCGACTCGATTCCGGCGTGCTGCTGCTGGCAAAGCCGTATCGAAAGTCCGAGCTTGCCAAGATGCTCAGGATGGCGCTGGCGAGTTGA
- a CDS encoding response regulator has translation MPRVLVVDDQKDVRAMVSIVLRVNRYDVVEAESGAAGLKAFGESVFDAAIVDIFLTDTSGIEVMAAIRERVPGFPIVAVSGMTALDFIGEAPGLDGVVCLQKPFRPNDLLQALRKAQEAAGGELSAAV, from the coding sequence ATGCCCCGTGTCCTTGTTGTCGACGACCAGAAGGACGTCCGCGCCATGGTCTCGATTGTCCTCCGGGTCAACCGTTATGACGTCGTTGAAGCCGAGAGCGGCGCGGCCGGCCTGAAAGCCTTCGGCGAGAGCGTTTTCGATGCGGCGATTGTCGACATTTTCCTGACCGACACCAGCGGTATCGAGGTCATGGCCGCTATTCGCGAGCGCGTTCCCGGATTTCCGATCGTTGCGGTTTCCGGCATGACGGCGCTGGATTTCATCGGCGAGGCGCCTGGTCTGGACGGCGTCGTCTGCCTGCAAAAGCCGTTTCGGCCGAACGACCTGCTGCAGGCGCTCCGGAAGGCGCAGGAAGCGGCGGGCGGGGAACTTTCTGCAGCCGTCTGA
- a CDS encoding branched-chain amino acid ABC transporter substrate-binding protein yields MKSLKLIGLAFGASIALSSAAFAQDVTIAVAGPMTGTESAFGRQMKNGAEMAVADINTAGGVNGKKLALDIEDDACDPKQARSVAEKIAGAKIPFVAGHYCSSSSIPASEAYADGNVLQITPASTNPKFTDSGLWNVARVCGRDDQQGLVAAQYIAKNFKGKNIAILDDKTTYGKGLADETKKALVKAGVTVKLSESYNKGDKDFNAIVSRLKKDSIDLVYVGGYHQESGLILRQMRDQGLKTILMAGDALADKEYASITGPAGEGTLFTFGPDPRNKPTAKKIVEAFKAKNIDPEGYTLYTYAAMQVWSQAAKKAGTMDAKKVMAALKAGKWDTVIGPIEYDAKGDIKQLDYVVYKWDAKGGYAEIKGNGT; encoded by the coding sequence ATGAAATCACTGAAGCTTATCGGTCTGGCATTCGGAGCGTCGATCGCGCTGTCGAGCGCGGCATTCGCGCAGGATGTCACCATCGCCGTCGCAGGCCCGATGACCGGCACCGAGTCTGCCTTCGGCCGCCAGATGAAGAACGGCGCTGAAATGGCGGTGGCCGATATCAACACCGCCGGCGGCGTCAACGGCAAGAAGCTCGCCCTCGACATCGAGGACGATGCCTGCGATCCGAAGCAGGCGCGTTCGGTCGCCGAGAAGATCGCCGGCGCCAAGATTCCGTTCGTCGCTGGGCACTATTGCTCGTCCTCGTCGATCCCGGCCTCGGAAGCCTATGCCGACGGCAACGTGCTCCAGATCACCCCCGCCTCGACCAATCCGAAGTTTACCGATAGCGGACTCTGGAACGTGGCGCGCGTCTGTGGCCGTGACGATCAGCAGGGCCTGGTTGCGGCGCAGTACATCGCGAAGAACTTCAAGGGCAAGAACATCGCGATTCTCGACGACAAGACCACTTACGGCAAGGGTCTCGCCGACGAGACCAAGAAGGCCCTCGTCAAGGCCGGCGTCACCGTGAAGCTCTCCGAATCCTACAACAAGGGCGACAAGGACTTTAACGCGATCGTCTCGCGGCTGAAGAAGGACAGCATCGATCTGGTCTATGTCGGCGGCTATCATCAGGAGTCAGGCCTGATCCTGCGCCAGATGCGCGACCAGGGTCTCAAGACGATCCTGATGGCCGGCGACGCACTCGCCGACAAGGAGTATGCCTCCATCACCGGTCCAGCCGGCGAAGGCACGCTGTTCACCTTCGGTCCGGATCCGCGCAACAAGCCGACCGCGAAGAAGATCGTCGAGGCCTTCAAGGCCAAGAACATCGACCCCGAGGGCTACACGCTCTACACCTATGCGGCGATGCAGGTCTGGTCGCAAGCAGCGAAGAAGGCCGGCACCATGGACGCCAAGAAGGTGATGGCGGCCCTCAAGGCCGGCAAGTGGGACACCGTGATCGGCCCGATCGAGTATGACGCCAAGGGCGACATCAAGCAGCTCGATTACGTCGTCTACAAATGGGACGCCAAGGGCGGATACGCCGAGATCAAGGGCAACGGCACCTGA
- a CDS encoding ABC transporter ATP-binding protein, with product MTAAPTPLLAIRSLRAAYGKIEALKGVDVEINAGEIVALIGANGAGKSTLMMTIFGKPRARAGQILYEGRDITDVPTHEIAHLRIAQSPEGRRIFPRMSVAENLQMGADATECTDAEREATLERVFTLFPRLKERYVQRGGTLSGGEQQMLAIGRALMSRPRLLLLDEPSLGLAPLIARQIFDAIRTLNRQDGLTVLIVEQNANHALKLAHRGYVMVNGLITLAGTGVELLQRPEIRAAYLEGGRHG from the coding sequence GTGACGGCTGCCCCCACTCCCCTGCTCGCGATCCGCAGCCTTCGCGCCGCCTACGGCAAGATCGAGGCACTGAAGGGCGTCGACGTCGAAATCAATGCCGGGGAGATCGTGGCCTTGATCGGCGCCAACGGCGCCGGCAAGTCGACGCTGATGATGACCATCTTCGGCAAGCCTCGCGCCCGTGCCGGCCAGATTCTCTACGAAGGCCGCGACATCACCGACGTGCCGACCCACGAGATCGCCCATCTGCGCATCGCGCAGTCGCCGGAAGGCCGTCGCATCTTCCCGCGCATGAGCGTGGCGGAAAACCTCCAGATGGGCGCGGATGCCACCGAATGCACCGATGCGGAGCGCGAAGCGACGCTGGAGCGCGTGTTCACGCTGTTTCCGCGGCTGAAGGAACGCTACGTCCAGCGCGGCGGCACGCTGTCCGGCGGTGAGCAGCAGATGCTGGCGATCGGCCGCGCCCTGATGAGCCGGCCGCGCCTGCTCCTGCTCGACGAACCCTCGCTCGGGCTGGCGCCGCTGATCGCCCGCCAGATTTTTGATGCCATCCGCACCCTGAACCGGCAGGACGGCCTGACCGTCCTGATCGTCGAGCAGAACGCCAACCATGCGCTCAAGCTCGCCCATCGCGGCTACGTCATGGTCAATGGCCTGATCACGCTCGCCGGCACCGGCGTCGAGTTGTTGCAGCGCCCCGAGATTCGCGCCGCTTATCTCGAAGGCGGCCGACACGGCTAG
- a CDS encoding ABC transporter ATP-binding protein, with protein sequence MSGETMSDKILGVDKLTMRFGGIVAVQDLSFAAERRKITALIGPNGAGKTTVFNCITGFYKPSGGAIRLTHDDGRQIALERLNDFRIAKQAKVARTFQNIRLFPGMTALENLMVAQHNVLMRASGFTFLGLIGAPTYRGAEKHAIALATDWLKRINLLDRADDAAGNLAYGDQRRLEIARAMCTEPALLCLDEPAAGLNARESAALSELLLSIRNELGTSILLIEHDMSVVMEISDHIVVMDHGVKIAQGTPQEVRDDPKVIAAYLGTDEEEAVAVMESGS encoded by the coding sequence ATGAGCGGCGAGACCATGAGCGACAAGATTCTTGGCGTCGACAAGCTCACCATGCGCTTCGGCGGCATCGTTGCCGTGCAGGACCTGTCGTTTGCGGCCGAACGGAGGAAGATCACCGCGCTGATCGGACCGAACGGCGCCGGCAAGACCACCGTGTTCAACTGCATCACCGGCTTCTACAAGCCGAGCGGCGGCGCCATCCGCCTCACCCACGACGACGGCAGGCAGATCGCGCTGGAGCGACTGAACGATTTCCGCATCGCCAAGCAGGCCAAGGTCGCGCGTACCTTCCAGAACATCCGGCTGTTTCCCGGCATGACCGCGCTGGAGAACCTGATGGTGGCGCAGCACAACGTACTGATGCGCGCCTCCGGGTTCACCTTTCTCGGCCTGATCGGCGCGCCCACCTACCGCGGCGCCGAAAAACACGCGATCGCGCTCGCCACCGACTGGCTCAAGCGGATCAACCTGCTGGATCGCGCCGACGATGCTGCCGGCAATCTCGCCTATGGCGACCAGCGCCGGCTGGAGATCGCGCGCGCGATGTGCACCGAGCCCGCGCTTCTGTGCCTGGATGAGCCCGCCGCCGGCCTCAATGCGCGCGAGAGCGCTGCGCTCAGCGAGCTCCTGCTGTCGATCCGCAACGAGCTCGGCACCTCGATCCTCCTGATCGAGCACGACATGTCCGTGGTGATGGAGATCTCCGACCACATCGTGGTGATGGACCACGGCGTGAAGATCGCCCAAGGCACGCCGCAGGAAGTGCGCGACGATCCCAAGGTGATCGCGGCCTATCTCGGCACCGACGAGGAAGAGGCCGTGGCCGTGATGGAGAGCGGGTCGTGA
- the livM gene encoding high-affinity branched-chain amino acid ABC transporter permease LivM — protein sequence MTPIPHKTTNASRTAGIPALLKTAFVNALIALVLFSLMIGIRTEAGSDGQLTYWTRFGDLASIVAAVFGGSIVIDLLRQWIGPTGAEKLVPPAVHSGLSFIGRYLAPALLIFTLLVPVIFYNQRYILDLAILVLTYVMLGWGLNVVVGLAGLLDLGYVAFYAVGAYSYALLATNFGWSFWVCLPLAGILAAFWGVLLGFPVLRLRGDYLAIVTLAFGEIIRLVIINWQDLTGGPNGVSGIPRPSFFGIPLDNSDDGLAAKLGIEYSPTHRIVFLFYLILALALLTNWVTIRLRRLPIGRAWEALREDEVACRALGINTTTTKLTAFATGAMFGGFAGAFFATRQGFISPESFTFQESALVLAIVVLGGMGSQLGVALAALTMIGGFELFRSLEGYRMLVFGMAMVLIMIWRPRGIIGHRAPTVYLTKAQAISSDLVKEGHG from the coding sequence GTGACACCCATCCCGCACAAGACCACCAACGCAAGTCGCACCGCCGGCATCCCCGCCCTTCTGAAAACCGCCTTCGTCAACGCGCTGATCGCGCTGGTGCTGTTCTCGTTGATGATCGGCATTCGCACCGAGGCAGGCTCCGATGGCCAGCTGACCTACTGGACGCGCTTCGGCGACCTCGCCTCGATCGTCGCTGCGGTGTTCGGCGGCTCGATCGTGATCGACCTATTGCGGCAATGGATCGGCCCGACCGGCGCCGAGAAGCTGGTGCCGCCCGCTGTGCACAGCGGCCTGTCGTTCATCGGCCGCTACCTCGCGCCGGCGCTCCTGATCTTCACCCTGCTGGTGCCGGTGATCTTCTATAACCAGCGCTATATCCTCGACCTCGCGATCCTCGTGCTCACCTATGTCATGCTGGGCTGGGGCCTCAACGTGGTGGTCGGGCTCGCCGGCCTGCTCGATCTCGGCTACGTCGCCTTCTATGCGGTGGGCGCCTATTCCTACGCGCTGCTCGCCACCAATTTCGGCTGGTCGTTCTGGGTCTGCCTGCCGCTCGCCGGCATCCTGGCCGCGTTCTGGGGCGTGCTGCTCGGCTTCCCCGTGCTGCGCCTGCGCGGCGACTATCTCGCCATCGTGACGCTTGCATTCGGTGAGATCATCCGCCTCGTCATCATCAACTGGCAGGATCTGACCGGCGGCCCCAACGGCGTCTCCGGCATTCCCCGCCCGAGCTTCTTCGGCATTCCGCTCGACAACAGCGACGACGGGCTCGCGGCAAAGCTCGGCATCGAATACTCGCCGACCCATCGCATCGTCTTCCTGTTCTATTTGATCCTGGCGCTCGCGCTGCTCACCAACTGGGTGACGATCCGCCTGCGCCGCCTGCCGATCGGCCGCGCCTGGGAAGCCTTGCGCGAGGACGAGGTCGCCTGCCGTGCGCTCGGCATCAACACCACGACTACCAAGCTCACGGCCTTTGCGACCGGCGCCATGTTCGGCGGCTTCGCTGGCGCGTTCTTCGCCACCCGTCAGGGCTTCATCAGCCCGGAATCCTTCACCTTCCAGGAATCGGCGCTGGTGCTCGCCATTGTCGTGCTCGGCGGCATGGGCTCGCAGCTCGGTGTCGCGCTCGCAGCGCTCACGATGATCGGCGGCTTCGAGCTGTTCCGCAGCCTCGAGGGCTACCGCATGCTGGTATTCGGCATGGCGATGGTGCTGATCATGATCTGGCGGCCGCGCGGCATCATTGGCCATCGCGCGCCGACCGTCTATCTGACCAAGGCGCAAGCTATCTCCTCCGACCTCGTCAAGGAAGGGCACGGATGA
- a CDS encoding ABC transporter permease subunit yields MDYFAQQLINGLVLGSIYGLIAIGYTMVYGIVGMINFAHGDVFMIGGFIALITFLILISLGLTAIPVILLVVLLVSMAITALYGWTIERIAYRPLRHSFRLAPMLSAIGMSFVLTNYSQIAQGARVKPIPPLITGGYTLHESADGFVIRLSNVQIVVVITTIVLLAIFTWLVSRTRLGRDMRACEQDQTMAALLGVDVDRTISMTFVIGAALAAVAGLMYLLYYGLVDFFMGFVAGIKAFTAAVLGGIGSLPGAMLGGLAIGLIETMWSAYFSVEYKDVAAFSILIVVLIFMPTGLLGRPEVEKV; encoded by the coding sequence ATGGATTATTTCGCCCAGCAGCTCATCAACGGCCTCGTGCTCGGCTCCATCTACGGCCTGATCGCGATCGGCTACACGATGGTCTACGGCATTGTCGGCATGATTAACTTCGCCCATGGCGACGTCTTCATGATCGGCGGCTTCATCGCCCTCATCACCTTTTTGATCCTGATCTCGCTCGGGCTGACTGCGATCCCGGTGATCCTGCTCGTGGTGCTGCTGGTCTCGATGGCGATCACGGCACTCTACGGCTGGACCATCGAGCGCATCGCCTACCGGCCGCTGCGCCATTCGTTCCGGCTCGCCCCAATGCTGTCGGCGATCGGCATGTCTTTCGTGCTCACCAATTACTCGCAGATTGCGCAGGGCGCCCGCGTCAAGCCGATCCCGCCCCTGATCACCGGCGGCTACACGCTGCATGAGAGCGCCGACGGTTTCGTGATCCGGCTTTCCAACGTCCAGATCGTGGTCGTGATCACCACGATCGTGCTGCTGGCGATCTTCACCTGGCTGGTCTCGCGCACAAGGCTCGGGCGCGACATGCGCGCGTGCGAGCAGGACCAGACCATGGCGGCGCTGCTTGGCGTCGACGTCGACCGCACCATCTCCATGACCTTCGTGATTGGTGCTGCGCTCGCCGCGGTCGCGGGTCTGATGTACCTGCTCTATTACGGCCTGGTCGATTTCTTCATGGGCTTCGTCGCCGGTATCAAAGCGTTCACGGCGGCCGTGCTCGGCGGCATCGGCTCGCTGCCCGGCGCCATGCTCGGCGGCCTCGCGATCGGCCTGATCGAAACGATGTGGTCGGCCTATTTCTCGGTCGAATACAAGGACGTCGCCGCGTTCTCGATCCTGATCGTCGTGCTGATCTTCATGCCGACCGGCCTGCTCGGCCGTCCCGAAGTCGAAAAAGTCTGA
- a CDS encoding carboxymuconolactone decarboxylase family protein, whose product MDDQTRRDAGMNVRRKVLGNAWVDKSIANRNAFNTDFQDMITRYAWGEIWTRPHFDERTRRVLVIGTMVALGQWDEFRLHVRAALAEGGFTPDDIKEILLQQAVYCGVPAANHAVKEASAIVQELGLLKT is encoded by the coding sequence ATGGACGACCAGACGCGCCGCGATGCCGGCATGAACGTGCGCCGCAAGGTGCTTGGCAATGCCTGGGTCGACAAATCGATCGCCAACCGCAATGCGTTCAACACCGACTTCCAGGACATGATCACGCGCTATGCCTGGGGCGAGATCTGGACGCGGCCGCATTTCGACGAACGCACGCGCCGCGTGCTGGTGATCGGCACCATGGTCGCGCTCGGGCAATGGGACGAGTTCCGCCTGCACGTTCGCGCGGCGCTCGCGGAGGGCGGCTTTACCCCCGACGATATCAAGGAAATCCTGCTCCAGCAGGCGGTCTATTGCGGCGTTCCGGCGGCGAACCACGCTGTCAAGGAAGCCTCAGCCATTGTGCAGGAGCTCGGCCTGCTCAAGACCTAA
- the pcaD gene encoding 3-oxoadipate enol-lactonase, producing the protein MPMIDTDGCLINVSVEGRDGGPTLMLSNSLGCTLQMWEPQMKALTQIFRVIRYDRRGHGKSGVPPAPYTMERFGRDVLAILDDLNIEKVHWCGLSMGGMVGQWLGANAPERFGKLILSNTSCYYPEPTKWLERIDAVKKGGIAAVADAVIAGWLTQDFREREPDITAKMKAMLLATPVEGYLACCEALSTLDQRALLPKIKSPTLVIAGRHDQATPISAGELIRSNIPGAGMTIIDAAHISNVEQPHAFTDAVVGFLTQR; encoded by the coding sequence ATGCCGATGATCGATACCGACGGTTGCCTGATCAACGTCTCCGTCGAGGGCCGCGACGGCGGGCCGACCTTGATGCTCTCCAACTCGCTCGGCTGCACGCTGCAGATGTGGGAGCCGCAGATGAAGGCGCTGACGCAGATATTCCGCGTCATCCGCTACGACCGCCGCGGCCACGGCAAGTCCGGCGTGCCGCCCGCGCCCTACACGATGGAGCGCTTCGGCCGCGACGTGCTGGCGATCCTCGACGATCTCAACATCGAGAAGGTGCACTGGTGCGGCCTGTCGATGGGCGGCATGGTCGGGCAATGGCTGGGCGCCAACGCGCCGGAGCGCTTCGGCAAGCTCATCCTCTCCAACACCTCCTGCTACTACCCCGAGCCGACCAAATGGCTGGAGCGCATCGACGCCGTGAAGAAGGGCGGCATCGCAGCGGTCGCCGATGCCGTGATTGCCGGCTGGCTCACCCAGGATTTCCGTGAACGCGAGCCCGACATCACGGCGAAGATGAAGGCGATGCTGCTCGCCACCCCGGTCGAGGGCTATCTCGCCTGCTGCGAGGCGCTGTCGACGCTCGACCAGCGCGCGCTGCTGCCGAAGATCAAGAGCCCGACCTTGGTGATCGCCGGCCGCCATGACCAGGCAACCCCGATCTCGGCGGGGGAGCTGATCCGCTCGAACATTCCCGGCGCCGGCATGACCATCATCGACGCCGCCCACATTTCCAACGTCGAGCAGCCGCACGCGTTCACCGACGCGGTGGTGGGCTTCCTGACGCAGCGCTAG
- a CDS encoding 3-carboxy-cis,cis-muconate cycloisomerase, protein MSTALSPLLAPMLSSAAMRAVCDDRATLQNMLDFEAALARAEAATSVIPASAVGPIEVACKADSFDMAVLAEAATRSGNLAIPLVKMLTANVGRADAEAARYVHWGATSQDIIDSATMLGLRAGIDALDADLSRAIKGFAALARSHRNTAMVARTWLQHALPMPFGLKAAEYAASLARSRCRLRRLRRDGLALQFGGAAGTLAALADKGLAVAERLAQELNLPLPEAPWHTHRDRIAEAASCFAILAGSCGKIARDVSLMMQTDVAEAFEPAAEGRGGSSTMPHKRNPVAAASALGCATMAPQLAATIFAAQIQDHERSAGPWHAEWPTLPQLMLVTSGALAAIVDIAEGLDVDAARMRSNLDATRGLIMAEAVTFALAEKIGKSDAHHLIEAASKRAVAEKKHLREVLSADSLVTAHLAPEKIAALFEPMAYQGASQALIDRLLDSLERE, encoded by the coding sequence ATGAGCACAGCCCTCTCCCCCCTGCTTGCGCCGATGCTGTCGAGCGCCGCCATGCGCGCCGTCTGCGACGACCGGGCGACCCTGCAAAACATGCTCGATTTCGAGGCAGCCCTCGCCCGGGCTGAGGCCGCAACGAGCGTGATTCCCGCGTCCGCTGTGGGCCCGATCGAAGTCGCCTGCAAGGCTGACAGTTTCGACATGGCCGTCCTGGCCGAGGCCGCGACGCGGTCGGGCAATCTCGCGATCCCCCTGGTCAAGATGCTGACCGCCAATGTCGGCAGGGCCGACGCAGAGGCCGCACGCTACGTGCATTGGGGTGCAACCAGCCAGGACATCATCGACAGCGCGACCATGCTCGGCTTGCGCGCCGGCATCGACGCTTTGGATGCCGACCTCAGCCGTGCCATCAAGGGCTTTGCTGCGCTGGCCCGCAGCCATCGCAACACCGCGATGGTGGCGCGGACCTGGCTGCAGCACGCGCTGCCGATGCCGTTCGGGCTGAAGGCCGCCGAATATGCCGCAAGTCTCGCCCGCTCTCGCTGCCGCCTGCGTCGGCTCCGCCGCGACGGCCTCGCGCTGCAATTCGGCGGCGCCGCAGGCACGCTGGCGGCGCTCGCCGACAAGGGGCTCGCGGTCGCCGAACGGCTGGCCCAGGAGCTGAACCTGCCGCTGCCCGAAGCGCCCTGGCACACCCATCGCGATCGGATCGCGGAGGCCGCATCGTGCTTCGCGATTCTTGCTGGAAGCTGCGGCAAGATCGCGCGCGACGTCTCGCTGATGATGCAAACCGATGTCGCCGAAGCCTTCGAGCCTGCCGCCGAAGGCCGTGGCGGCTCCTCGACCATGCCGCATAAGCGCAACCCGGTCGCGGCCGCAAGCGCCCTGGGCTGCGCGACCATGGCTCCGCAGCTCGCTGCGACGATCTTTGCCGCGCAGATCCAGGACCATGAGCGCAGCGCCGGGCCCTGGCACGCGGAATGGCCGACGCTGCCTCAATTGATGCTGGTCACCTCGGGCGCGCTTGCGGCCATCGTCGACATCGCCGAGGGCCTCGACGTCGATGCCGCACGCATGCGCAGCAATCTGGATGCGACGCGCGGGCTGATCATGGCCGAAGCGGTCACCTTTGCGCTGGCCGAAAAGATCGGCAAGAGCGATGCGCATCATCTCATCGAGGCTGCGAGCAAGCGCGCGGTCGCCGAGAAGAAGCATCTGCGCGAAGTGCTGTCTGCCGATTCGCTAGTGACTGCGCATCTCGCACCGGAAAAAATTGCGGCTTTGTTCGAGCCGATGGCCTATCAAGGGGCTTCTCAAGCCCTGATCGACCGGCTGCTCGACAGCCTCGAGCGCGAATAG